The Vitis vinifera cultivar Pinot Noir 40024 chromosome 18, ASM3070453v1 region caattattagaATAACACGTTCAGAATAGTTTTCTGAACGATTATTCTTAGCCCTATTCTCCTATCTATAAAAGAAAGATACAAAACCCCTTTTGTGAGTAAGTTCTCTTCCATCAATTAAAGGAAATAATTATGtgtattaaaatttgataaggagaagaagagattAAGAATTTAAGGTTTACAAATTGAAGGGGATCTCTCTATTTAACATGGCTGCGTGTTCTTCAAACGGTATGtaatcaattctttaaatttttgagaTGTGTTGAATTCAATGATCTTTAATTTGTGTGTTAATTTTCGCGTTAAATactaacaattggtatcagagccaagttGAATTCAAATATTCATAATCATTGTTTTATAAGGAttaaatttttgagattttatCTTCAATTAATTGGTCTCACCAAAACGAATAGGAGAAAatctaaacaaaataaagaccAACCTCAGCGCGTAGAATGAAGGCACTGTGTCTTCCTTGCAACGCCGACTGGAGCAACGCAGTCCAAGCGCCGTTTCATTTTGGGCGCCGCTACCAATGACAGGGATGACACTTGCGATGCCGGTGAGGGGCGCCGTTTTGGCGCCGGTCCGGTGGTCGAAAAAGGTGTCATTTGGCGCTGTTTCAGACATTCAAGAAGTGTCATTCAAGGAGCGCAACAAGGCCATTCTAGGGGCCCTTCAGGGGCCAGTCCAAGCACCATTTGCAGCGTCGTTCCAGGCGCGCTTTAGGCGCCATGCCAGGCGCATTCCAGGCGCTCCAGCGATGTCGTATTTAGGTGCTCCAGAAGCGCCATTTCAGGCAATCTAGATGGCGTGTAGGCGCTGTTTTTTAAGCGTTTCAAATGTCGATGAGAAGGGCCAGTTTTGGGCGCTGCAGGCGTCCGTTCCAAGCGCTGTTCAAGGATCGTTCTCTAATGCATTATTAgacaatttataaatgtaagGTTAACTAGTTTAGATAGTTGCCAAAGTAACctaaattagtgagccttgtATTTATTAAATTGCATAAAAGAATAAAGGGAGACTTgtaaaattcttaataattctCTTTATAATTAGGAGAATGAGACTAGCCCAAAGTAGAGTCAATTTCtgctaattattaattaatgctTTTATTTTGTGTTGCTTAGAAAAGTAAAATGGATACCCAAAGGTAACATATAAATGACACAAAATAGTAAAGTATTTTAAGCTCCCTCCAAGTGAACACTGGATATGTTAAAATTTACCCAAAGGAGAATTTTAACGATATCAATAGttcattgttatttattttatacttgaggCCTTATTGTGAGCATTGTTCTATTTTGTACAGTTTCCACTTCGTTACACTCTCTTGCATCTAGAATGACTGTTTTTGATGGGTCAAACTTTTCTGAATGGTATGAAAGGGTTCAATTCTCACTGGGCGTATTGGATCTTGACCTGGCTTTAATAACTGATAAACCTCTTGAAGCTATGGATGATAGTACTCCGGAGTAGGTGGAACAATCAAAAGCCTGGGCAAAATCAAACAGACTCAGTTTGATGTTTATGAGAATGACTATTGCCAATAATATCAAGACCTCTCTCCCTTAAACCCAGTCTGCCTCGGAATTTCTGAAATCTGTTGAGGACCGCTTCAAACGCGCTAATAAGTCCCTTGCAGGCACATTGATGGCTGAATTGACCACCATGAAATATGATGGTAAAAAATGTATTCAACAACATATTTTAAACATGACTGAAAAGGCTGCAAAGCTTAAGGCACTAGGCATGAGTATGGATGAGTCATTTTTGGTACAATTTGTCCTTACCTCACTTCCATCACAGTTTGCTCCATTCAAGATCCACTATAATACTAACAGCAATCAGTAGAACTTGAATGAGCTCACCAGTAAATGCATACAAGCGGAAGTGAGATTAAGACAAGAAGGACATAATCTTGCCCTTGCTGTAACTCATGGAGTCacaaagaagaaaggaaaattcagaAAAGGAAAGAATTTTCCACCTAAGAAAAGTGGATCTAGGGAAGGTAGTCAGAGTCATGATGAAAAATTCATGGTAAGTTGCTACTTTTGTGGCAAGAAAGGGCATGTGAAGAAGGATTGTATCAAGCGCAAGGCTTGGTTCGAAAAAAGAGGTATAAATCTTTCTTTTGTATGTTATGAATCCAATCTTGCTGAAGTTCCTTCAAATACTTGGTGGATCGATTCTGGAGCCACAACTCATGTGACTAATTTAATGCAGGGATTCCTTACAACCAGGAAACTGAAGGAAAGTGAAAAGTTCCTCTATATGGGAAACCATCTCAAGGTCGAAGTGGTAGTTGTTGGTACCTATCGCTTACTCTTAGACACGGGTCATATGATggatcttttaaacactttttaggtACCTTCTATTTCTAGGAATTTAGTTTCTTTGTCCAAATTAGATGTTGCTGGATATTATGTTTTATTCAGTTCTGGACAATTAAGTTTGTTGTTAAATTTTATTACAGTTGGTTTTGGTATTTTATGTGAtggtttatataaaatttccttGAATCATGAATTTGCACAAGCTTTGATAACCCTGCATTCAAATGTTGGTTCAAAACGTggcttaattaatgaaaattcttcAATCTTGTGGCACAGAAGATTAGGGCATATCTCTAGGGAAAGAATTGAGAGATTAGTGAATGAAGGAATTTTACAAAATCTTGACTTCATTGATTTTCAGGTATGCCTGGATTGCATAAAGGGAAAGCAAACTAAACATACAAAGAAAGGTGCCACAAGAAGTAATGAGCTTCTTGAGATAATTCATACGGATATTTGTGGACCACTCTATGTTCCATGTTTTACAGGAGAAATATTTTATCACCTTTATAAATGATCTATCTCGTTATGGTTATGTTTATCTAATGCATGAAAAGTCTCAGGCCATTGACATCTTTGAGATGTTCATTATAGAGGTCGAGATACAAttagataaaaagattaaaattatgAGATCAAATCGAGGTGATGAATATTATGGCAAATATGATGAATCAGGACAAAATCCTAGTCCTTTTGCCAAATTCCTTGAAAAGCGTGGCATTCATGCTCACTACACAATGCCTAGTACGCCACAGCAGAATGATGTTGCTGAAAGGCGTAATCGCACATTAATGGAAATGGTTAGGAGTATGATGAGTTACTCTCCTGTACCTATTTCAttgtggggtgaagccttaaAGACTGCAATGTATATATCTTGAGTAGAGTTCCTAGTACGACAGTTCCAAAAACTCCTTTCGAGTTATGGACTGGTAGGAAACCTAGTTTGAGACATATACATATATGAGGTTGTCCAACGGAGGCAAGAATCTATAACCCACATGAGAAAAAACTTGATTCGAGAACGATATCTGGACATTTCATTGGCTATCCGGATAAATTGAAAGGGTACAGATTTTACTGTCCTAACCACAGTGTGAGAATAGTTGAAACCCGTAATGCCAGATTCTTAGAGAATGGCGAAATCAGTGGGAGTAATGAACCAAGAAAGGTAGATATTGAGGAGATAAGAGTGGATATCCCACCACCCTTTTTACCTCAAGAAATTATTGCCCCTCAACTTGTTCAACAAGTTGAGGAACATGAGCAACATAATAGAGATGGTTCATTACCACCAGAAAATATTGCCATTGAAAATATTGTAGAGCCACCACAACTGGCACCTTTAAGGAGATCTCAAAGAGAAAGGAGACCTGCCatttcagatgattatgtgGTGTATCTATAGGAATCTGACTTTGATATTGGGATAAGGAAGAATCCGGTTtcattttcacaagccatggAAAGTGATGATTCTAGTAAATGGATGGAAGCTATGAATGATGAGTTGAAATCTATGGCCCATAATGGTGTCTGGTAGTTGTAAACCCATATGCTGTAAATGGGTGTTTAAGACAAAGCGCGACGCTAAAGGCAATACCAAATGATTTAAGGCCAAACTTGTGgccaaaggtttcactcaaaaggaaggtATCGATTATAGAGATaccttctctccagtttccaAGAAAGATTCACTTAAaatcatcatggcacttgtagctcattttgatttagagctacatcaaatggatgtgaaaactaCATTCTTAAATGGGAATTTGGATGAAGATATCTACATGGAACAACCTGAGGGGTTcgcaaagaaaggaaatgaacacctagtttgcaaattaaagaaatccATTTACGGTATTAAACAAGCTTCCAGACAGTGGTATATTAAGTTCAATAATACCATTACATCTTTCGGATTTAAAGAGAACACTGTTGATCAGTGTATATATCTGAAAATTAGTGGGAGCaagtttatatttttgatactgtatgtggatgatattttgcTTGCTAGCAGTGATCTTGGTTTATTACGTGAAACCAAGGAACATCTCTCTAAAAACTTTCAAATGGTTGATATGGGTGAGACAAACTATGTTATTGGCATCGAGATATTTAGGAATCGATCTCAAGGAGTGTTAGGTTTATCTCAAAAAGGATATATTGATcgagttttagagagatttaatATGCAGTCATGTTCATCAGGTGTTGCACCTATATTGAAAGGTgacaaattaagtaaaaaacaatGCCTAAGGAATAACATGGAAAGGgagcaaatgaagaaaattccTTATGCATCAGCTGTGGGAAGTTTGATGTACGCTCAAACATGTACAAGACCAGATATCAGCTTTGATGTTGGCATGTTAGGAAGATACCAAAGTGATCCAGGACTCAAACACTGGAAAGCAGCAAAGAGGGTGATGAGGTACTTACAAGGGACAAAGGATTATATGCTCACATATAAAAGATCAGAACAATTAGAGATTGTAGGTTACTTGGATTCTGATTATGGTGGTTGTCTCGATAGCTTAAAGTCAACTTCAGGATTTGTCTTTATGCTGGCAAATGGGGCAATATCGTGGAAGagtgaaaaataatcaattactGCTTCATCCACGATGGAGGCCAAGTTTGTTGCTTGTTTTGAAGCCTCAAGTCATGCTTTATGGTTAAGGAATTTTATCTCAGGACTTGGTGTTGTCGACTCTATTGCTATACCTTTGAGAATATATTGTGATGACATCGCAACTGTTTTCTTCTCTaagaatggaaaattttctaGTGGATTGAAACACATAGATTTAAAGTATTTAGTTGTTAAAGAAAGAGTCCAGAAACAACAAGTGtcaattgaaaatattaggaCCACACTTATGGTTGTTGATCCATTAACTAAAGGATTACCTCCAAAGGCATATTTGGAACATGTTATGAGGATGGGTCTTTTGAGGAATCCATACTATGTATGATAATGAATGGTGGTTATGTAATTGACAATTTACGCATTAAagattgtttttgtttattcttgttttcaattatgGGTGCACgttttattgtttgataaacAAGAATTATCCCGACAAGACAAATTACAGGGCCTGTTTGGCATTAAGGACTGGGTTAGTTAGGGTTATTGATGTGTGGTGCATGGAAGGAAACATGACATTATGGTTATGTGACCGCCATGACTCGCATTTATGATCTAAACTGATTCAGTATTATGGTATATGATTTTGGACGTATTGGCTATGTTTATTGAAATCGTGATCAcgtgtcaaatttattttccagtatatattttatatataaaagtatatatattatagttttCATAATCGGTTTAGTGggcaagtgggagaatgttatttccacgttaaaattaagtgggtggcccactaacctagtgttttaatttttatccacTTATAAAAGTTTTTAGCCAATTAAAGAATGCCCAAAATAGTTAATAATTATTGTAAGGATATTTACCCATTGATGGAGTGGgtaaataagaataaaacagTTATTAGAATAACACGTTCAGAACAGTTTTCTGAATAGTTATTCTTGGCCCTCTTCTCCTATCTATAAAAGAAAGATACAAAACCCCTTTTGCGAGTAAGTTCTCTTCCATCaattaaaggaaataattttgtgtattaaaatttgataaggagaagaagaaatcaAGAATTTAAGGTTTATAAATTGAAGGAGATCTCTCGATTTAACATGGCTACGTGTTCTTCAAACGGTATGTAAtcaattctttgaatttttgaGATGTGTTGAATTCAATGATCTTGAATTTGTGTGTTAATTTCTGCGTTAAATATGAACAGCTACTCCAAATAAGattgaattttctaattcttCCTGTGACATAATCTTTGAGAGATAAGTTGGAGCAGCTAGCTGAAGTTCCTATGCTTATCACCGAGAGTAAGACATCTATGCTGGGGTGCTGTTTGACCTAGATCACCATGAATATCAATAGTAAGTAAGTTTCTTTTCTGATAATGAggaccatgaaaaaaaatggtgaaatagTACATTCCAAAGATTTTTGTATGCATAACTAACTAAACCTTAATGTTGGAGAAAATGGTGATGAACtctcaattttcctaaaagcttaagtttgAAGGATTTGAgttcaatatgcatatcatgctcCTTAACACCCTCATGTGATCCTTAACACCTTCCCTCACATGCGGTCCCATCCCCACACGCGAAGAGATaaacaaaatttggattcatatctAGAAAAACAAACAGGAGATATGCAAATTAAGACCTTCAACCAAACTAAGCTTTAATACCATCTTGAACTActaattttccaaaaaactTAAACTTATAGTATTTAGGTTCAGTATGCATATCAAATGATGGTTATTCTTTTGTAATAGGATGTAATTATTCTTTTGTAATAGGATGCATATTAGGTCTCATAACCATTCTTTTACTCAAAGGGTGTCTTAAATTGACCctaagttaaattattcttaaattgttaacttaaaaacttattacttatttttattttattttaaaaattaaggttgtttggttaacttaaaatctattttaaaatatcatattaacatatttattctcattaattttgattaatatttatattttaactaattttaaataataaatttatttattaaatattcatatttaaagtattgtaaatatataagataagtgtaaaaatattaactataaaatatgaattaaatgtAAAGTCATGATTATAAAATATACTCCCACTAAACATGAGTAAATGaggtaaaaaatatttgacattaagagtaaattaattattttaaagttattaattttgactttaaattgtgatattaaattattttagtaaatatgttTGATCTCTTAATAAATTACATGAAAgcattaaattatataaagttATTGAATTGATTAACCAAAcatctaaattaaattaagtcattaagttatattaagttattaagttgattaaTGAAACATTCtctaaatatgataaattttttttttccaattatatAGTTAACCTTCAAAGAAGGAATTTTTCTAGACCCATTCCTTTGCTTTTCGTTAATGTTGCATGTTGTCATGTTCAATCAAGTGTGTGATTTCATAACTTAATTAACattgatgaaaatttatatatcaaataaacATTATTTTCTTACAGAAGCAATTAATAAATGACAAATTTGAGGTATACAGCTTAGTACAATCGTTTGGgagataaaaaacaaaagaatcaaTCAAATTACAATATTTTGAAGTACAATTATTACTATATAAGCAGCCCATGCTTTGGCCATTGGACACATACAGCCAAGGGTAACTGGTACCGGAACAATGAAGGGTCAATCTCACTActtcaagtttttcttgggaTTTGGTGATCTTGTCTCTCGGAGTCTCTTCTCATCAGAGAGTAGCTTTGCAAACCTGCAAGGAGTAGGTAGTCAACTGTACTGTTATAAAAGATCTTTTATACTTAATGCAATTATACAAATGTTTAATATCttgttcaatttaatttttttctataccTTTTGAGAGCCTCTTCATTAGTGCCGCAATTTTCAACTGGCACAGAGAGACCTGTCTCCAAGTTCACCCTTGAAACTGGTTTCTTCAGCAGCCTTTCTCCGATTTTCACAAGGTTGCCCAAGTTTTCCTTGGTGGTGACATCAACCGTAGCATTCGTTCCATGTAATGTATCATCCTAATTTGACATAGTTCAAGCAAATATTCAATGCACAAGAAGGTTTAAGGCAAAAGCCAAATGGAAACATGAGCATGTATTGGAGGAGCTCACTTGGATTCGGAGGTAGTTATCTTCAGAATGAAGGGCTTGGAAAACCACGGAAATATGGAAATCAACCATATCTGCACTTGCTTGCGTAAACACATCCACCAAAGGAGTGGAACCACCATGAAGTAGCCAACCCAAAACGCCCCATTTGGCTGCCATTTTGGCATTGTATTTCTGTTCTGACTTTGGAGAGCCAGTTCCTATTGAGATCACTAGAAAGCGGCCATAGTCCATGGGTTTAATTGGTAAGAAATCTGGGTTTTTGTCAAAAACTTGTTTCGTTACTTGGCTTATGGCAACTAAAGCCTGGATCATGGtgccaaaagaagaaaaaagataaaagtcagcttaatatatttaaattctgACACTTTGTTATATATTATTGCTTTAAGTGGTTATTATCTTACCGGATTATTTGCTGCGACACCACCATCAATAAGATTGAGTTCCCGTGCTTTTCCTTCTTTATCTTGGTTTTTAAAGAAATAGGCCGGAAAGTATGTTGGTGCTGCAGAGCTACCAATGCATATGTCAGCCAGTGGAGCATCCAAACTTGGGGATCTTTTAACCTGCATGAGGTTAGTTAAGATTCTGTTACATGTTAGCCAGGTAATTAATCTAGACTCACAATCCAAACCCAATTAAATGGAGGGCCGAAACGGTAGAgcacgagagagagagagagagagagagagagagagcaagaTCAACCTCATAGGAGGAGAAAATGCTTGGCTGCAAACTCTTGATATCAAAAGTTGGAATAACCACACTGGTCAAGGTCTGATGCAACCGAGTCCTTCCTAGTTTCTCCTTTATGAGGTTGTGAAGGTATTTCCCATCATAATTGGGCCCAACTATTGATCTAAAAATATTCATGATCCAGCCGAAAATACCCCTGCcattaaacaaaaattcttttgttagTTACCATATGAAATTCCAAAACAAGACGTAATCCTAGGTTTTCACATACTCTATATGAATCGATCTTCAAAAGAGAAGCAAGAACAATCTGTATCAAATATTACCTTCTGTGTGGAAATATTTTAGGGCCGTGCTCAAGATAAAAGGGCTTGATGTCTTTGGCTGCGAATAGAGGACGTTTCTCATCATTCGGAGCAGTTAGCATGGCAGTCACAAGACCACCTGTGCTTGTTCCAGCAATCACATCGAAGTAGTCTGCAATCCTTGCATCATCACCATCCAGCTCCTGATATATTCAATATTGTATTGTTTGTGGTTAGTGTTACCTAAATccattattttatcttatatttgaCACTTGGACCACAGTAACATATTTGAGGATTATTAGCAGGTTGCattctttctaattttcaatatatttgaGGATTGCATATATAGGCTATACGCAatacaacaaattttaaaatatgtagtATGGTAGGTAGGTGAGCGGGATTGAATAAGCATTTGGATTGTAATTGTTCACTGTTTTTTAAAGTTGTGTAgtgataatttttaaagaaaaatcgCTCCAAGAACCCTACTTTGACATGCAGTAGAATATAGAGATGAAATATGTGCAAACATCATCCACatgatattaaataatttataccTGAAGTTGAGATTCCAGACAAGCAAGGATAGTTGCAGGAATGATGCCCCTGATACCACGTCCATCAATACTAAGAATGGTGACTAGGTTACCATAAGTTGGGGGCTGGATTTGAGGTAAGAGTGATTTCTCCATctgaaaaatgataattatagGATTGTATGCACTAACTTACAACAAGAAACTAAGAAATCCTTGGATAAAAGAAAGAtgtgaagaaaaacaaaagggctTGAGGCACCAAGAAAGATGGCCTTGAGCAagaaaaggatgagaaaaaagaaacaatgcTCGAGTTGTCTTCCCTCTTGTGTTGGATTGCATTGTCCAGAATCTATTTATAGGCTAATCGAGCAGCAAGGCACGTGCTATAGAATGCGGTTACTGACGAGTAGGTAACGTGATATGATGATGAAGTCTGCTTCTAGCACAGAGCCCCTTTCCCAGATATTCTTTTAGTTTATGTGGTCAACACACTCCATTAATAGGATATTCTGTGTGCAAGTAATTACACACAGAATGAAGGCGGCTGGCCAGATTTAACATGAgaaaattgagttgaatgagtctaatattaaaatcacattgttcaaaaataaaaaacagatgAAGTCTGCTCCCACCAAGTTTCCATACCACATTTTGAAGTATAGTTAGTTCTCGTTCTGATATTAATCCAGACTAAGGCTGGCAGCTTCCAACACTGGTATAATAGCatgttttccatcttttttttctCCCCTGTATATACACATATTATAAAGTCCATAGTATGAACCTTGTTTCATCGTTAACAACTAAAGAAAGATAAATTAATGAACATGCAAATGAACGCTCATGCTTACGAGGatgattattttgatattttatgatAGTACAACTAGCAGTCTGCTTTGTCATGCTGTTGCATCCTCCTATTCTTGTATTTGTGTGTAAGGGACaaatcaaactttgaggattgCATGACAACACGACATCATGCTCATCACAGATGTTGTTCAATTGTTCAGTTTATATAAACATG contains the following coding sequences:
- the LOC100254055 gene encoding patatin-like protein 2, with the protein product MNIFRSIVGPNYDGKYLHNLIKEKLGRTRLHQTLTSVVIPTFDIKSLQPSIFSSYEVKRSPSLDAPLADICIGSSAAPTYFPAYFFKNQDKEGKARELNLIDGGVAANNPALVAISQVTKQVFDKNPDFLPIKPMDYGRFLVISIGTGSPKSEQKYNAKMAAKWGVLGWLLHGGSTPLVDVFTQASADMVDFHISVVFQALHSEDNYLRIQDDTLHGTNATVDVTTKENLGNLVKIGERLLKKPVSRVNLETGLSVPVENCGTNEEALKRFAKLLSDEKRLRETRSPNPKKNLK
- the LOC132253078 gene encoding patatin-like protein 2, encoding MEKSLLPQIQPPTYGNLVTILSIDGRGIRGIIPATILACLESQLQELDGDDARIADYFDVIAGTSTGGLVTAMLTAPNDEKRPLFAAKDIKPFYLEHGPKIFPHRR